The window AAAAAAGCGTTTTAGGTACAAAGAAAGCAAAAAACAGCAGAAAAATAAGCGAAAAAAGCAAGTTTAAAGGTCATTATAGTTAATTTAATGTTAAAGCGCGAACAATCTAAATAAAAAATTTGCTTGTTTGAATATTATATCCTATCTTTGCATATATAAAATTAGAGGATGACAACAACAACATAACACAGATTGTTAAAAACAAAAAGAAATAAATCCCCTATAAATATTCACAAGCCAAGTTGAGATTTACTTTGACTTGTATGAGATGAAAAGAGGTTATAAAGAACTATTTTACTAAGGACACCAAAATATACATAGTTATTTATTTGCGTTAACCACGCAGGGATAATTCGCGCAAGTAAGAGATTGAAATACATAGGTTAGTTTTTTAAGGTGAAGGATAACAAAATTGTCACGAGTCCTACACAGCATATTGTTGGGATATCGAAGACACTCAGCCAGTCCTGATTTCACGTCGGTGAAATCAGGATTTTTTATTTCAAATATTTTGTTTTATCCGTGAAAGTACCTAAATTTGTAACCATATATGTTTAAGAATAGATACAAGCGGTTTGGCTGTCTGCTACTTTTCATCCTCCTTGTAGGAAAAACTATGGCACAACAGCCCTTGACCTTTGAGTTAGAACGTGTCAACGATTCGCTTTCATGGCTGTGCCTATACCCTAAGGTACAAGTGAATACGGAGCAAAAAGGACACAAAAACTGGTGGAAAACCAGAAAAGCAATTGCAAAATGGAAACTTCCCTACCCTGTTTATCAACTGGTAACAGGAGATGTTAATGGAGATGGAAAGGACGAAGCAATCGTTGGCGTCATCAAACCGACTCGCTTCTACCCACAGCCTGCACGTAGACTCTTCATTTTTAAGCAGATAAATGACAAAATACGCCCCATGTGGATGGGATCGCGAATGGGTGGAATACTATGCGATTTTCGTTTTATAGAACCATACGTACGTACATTACAAGCAACCATCGATAATAAATACGTTGTTGCAGACTATGTTTGGGACGACTTCGGACTTTCTTTCGTACGCTTTTTAACTGAAGCTGTTAGCCACGAAGAAGCCGTTAAACGATTTATTGCAAGCGAATAAATATAAAACATAACTATTAAAAATAAAACAAGATGAACCACAATTCCTATTACAAGCTAATGCAAAAGAACGCATTCAGAACAGTAGCTATTGCATTCCTGATTTTGTTGTTCTCACCTACTGCATGGGCACAAAGTGAAAAGACAGATGGCAGCAGAGGTGATGCCTATATTGAACGTACAGAGGAAAAGAAGACTCCTCTTATTCTCCCTGGTACTGGAAAAATAAATATTGAAAAACTAAAGGGTAAGATTGATACGCAGATGGACATCTCTAAACTCAATCTTGTAGAACTACGTGCAATCAGAAACGCCTTTGCTGCAAGGCAGGGATACCCTTTCAAGGATGCAACCTTACGTGCATTATACAATACAACAACATGGTATAACGATGCACTTTGGGATGTCTATGAAAAAGAAGAGACCCCTGATAAGAAGTTCTCACCACGTTATACGAAAGAACAACTTGCCTTTACAGAGCGCATCCGTGCACGAGAAGCTGAATTACGAAAGCTGAACTTTAAACCAGCGAACAGTAAGGACGTGGTGAATATGAAGAATCTTATCAACCCGTTCCAGCTGAAAGAGTTCGACCCAAAGCTATATAGCATGTTGGGACAGAATGGTTTTGCTATCGTTCCTGCCGAACATAATCAGCTTTTCCACGTATATGAGAAGAACGACTATGCTGATTTTCCAAGCTTCGTAACCACTGACCTCTACCTACAACTGTTCCATCTCTATTTTGATTGTGTATTGCGCGATGTGGAGGAAAAGCACTTAGACTCACTGATGATTGTCTTTTCTTCCAAAATGGGAGCAGAGATGAAGACACTTACAAGCAGTCAAAATGCAGAAATAAAGGCTGCAGCGGAATATGGTCAGGCATGGTTTGCCGTCGCATCTTGGCTCTTTAGTCATGATAAAGCACCAAAATCAATAGCTACACTGAATGCCCCAGAAGCATACAAGAAGATGGTAATGGAAGAAATTACTAAGTCTTTCGAGGCTGAAAATGAATATTCTGAGATGCTTGAATATGACTCTCAGACAGGAATGTTTGCTTATTCGCTCTTCCGTCCACGTGGTCACTATACCCGTTCTAAGGTTTGTAGTCGTTACTTCCGTGGTATGATGTGGTTACAAACAGCCCATTTCGGCACGAATAAACCTGCTAAGATGAAGCAGATAGCACTTATTGCCAATGTCTTCAACCAACAACCAAAGCTTAAAACCATCTACAACAAGGTAAGTGAACCAATCACTTATCTTATGGGGACACCTGATAATGTTACCCTCATACAGGTTGCAGAACTTGTTAAGAAGATGAACTTACCTATAGAAAAGCTATTATCTTCAAATAAAGACATGGGTAAACTGACAGCAAACATTGAAGCAATAGCAAAGAAACAGACACGTATCGAGTTGAAGAAAACACATGGAACCAAATATGTTGTAGATATTATGCCACAGCGTTATCAACCTGATGCAGAGGCATTGATAGCTACTACGGATCAAGATAGCCCTATCTCTCTCCGCCCATGTCCAAAGGGACTCGACTGGATGGCTGTCATGGGATTGCCAGGTGCCGAACGTATTCTCATGGACGAGCTGAAAGAAGCACAGAAATGGAAGGATTTTCCAAAGGCATTAACCACTGCTCGTAAGAAAGTTGCTAATACTCCTTGGGAGGCTTGTGTAGCAAATCAATGGATGTACACGCTCCAGTCATTAGGTGACACCGCACAGTCGCTTCCTTATTTCATGCAGACACCACAGTGGCAGAAGAAGAATTTGAACACAGCACTTGCTTCTTGGGCTGAATTAAAGCATGATGCTATCCTCTATGCAAAGCAGCCTATGGTGGCAGAGTGTGGCTCTGGAGGTCCAGAACCACCTGTCGTAAAGGGTTATGTTGAGCCTAACGTGAAGTTCTGGGAGAAAGCTATTGCACTTGTAACAAAAATGGATAAAGTTCTCACCACTTACAATTTACAGACTGAAAAGGCAAAGGCTGTATATGAACGAATAAAGGAAATGGCTGAATTCTGCCGTGACATCAGTATAAAAGAACTGAATGGTGGAAAGATAACTGACGAGGAATACAACCAGATTGAAATCATTGGTTCGACTGTGGAGAACATCTCTTTGGAGCTTGTCAGCGAGGACAATCAGATGTTGCAGGGATGGTCTGATGTAGTGAGTACCGACAAGAAAGTCGCAGTTGTTGCTGACGTCTTCACTGCTGGAGGCGAGAATGTTGCCATAGATGATAAGTGTGTGCTATATGAAGGAGTTGGTCCTGCTTACGAAATATACGTAGTAGTTGAGATAGACGGCTCCCTTTACCTTACACGTGGCTCCGTCTTCTCTTACCGTGAGTTTACAAGATTGATGTCAGACCCACGTATGACGGACGAAGAATGGCAAGAGGAATTAAAGAAGTCACCAACAGGTGGAACACCATCATGGATGAAAGAGATTATAGCTCCTGTAAAGGGAATGAGTGCTGATGATGAAGAGACATTCTATAGTTCAGGCTGTTAAAGTTATTATATGCTTATTAACTCCTATCCTACTATCTTTCAATGGGATAGGAGTTGGTTTTATCCATCAAAAGAAATCGGCTCAAAAAAGAGCTGACGACACCTTACGTATCGTTATTACAGGTGATCTTCTACTTGACAGGGGGGTAAGACAGAAGATTGACATGGCAGGAGTTGATGCTCTTTTTTCATCTGGTATCGACTCATTGTTCCAATCTTCCAACTATGTAATTGCCAATTTAGAGTGCCCTGTGACTAAAATTAGAGAGCGTGTATTCAAACGTTTCATCTTTAGAGGGGAACCAGAATGGTTGCCTATACTACATCGTCATGGCATAACTCACCTCAACTTAGCCAATAATCATAGTATTGACCAAGGAAGAAATGGACTTTTAGACACACAAGAACAGATTAAAAAGGCAGGAATGATACCTATCGGAGCTGGTAGAAATATGGAAGCAGCAGCAGAGCCAGTACTCATTTCTACAAATCCACGCCATGTTTGGGTAGTTTCATCTCTACGCTTACCATTAGAAAACTTTCCCTATCTTCCTCAAAAACCTTGTGTTAGTCAGGAGAGTATAGATAGTCTTATCATGCGTGTTGAACACTTACGCGCAGCAGATAAGAATTGCTATATTCTCCTTATACTACATTGGGGATGGGAACACCATTTCAGAGCTACTCCACAACAGCGTGAGAATGCACGCAAACTAATTGACGCAGGAGCTGATGCTATTGTTGGACACCATAGTCATACGCTCCAAACAATAGAGATTTATCGAGGAAAACCGATTTACTATGGTATTGGAAACTTTATTTTTGACCAAAGAAAACCGATGAATTCACGGGCTTGTGTAGTGGAGTTATCCATTACTGCAGACAAGTGTAAAGTAAAGGCTTTACCTATAGAAATCAAGAACTGTGTACCCTACCTTAGCAAATAGCTTTTTCAAATTGTACTTATTTCTCACTTTTAGATAACTTTTCAGCAAAAAAGTTTGGAAGTTTACGTTTAAGTATATACTTTTGCAGCAGGTCTGAGGGTACAACCTTGCACAACGTTATACCTAAAAGCAAAATGAAAAAGTAAACACAATATGAAGCGACAAGGACAAGCACTATCATTAAAGAATCTAACAAAAAGCAATGTGTGGGACATTCAGGAAAACGATGTCTTCCGCCTTTGGGCACAAGCAGAGCGTGACGCCGACTTAAGGGATAATGAGCGTCATTATATTGATGTAATCAAAAGTGCCTTTACCATAGAAGAAGTTAAGATTGATAAGCCTGAAGTTATCAAGAAATACGAAGAACGTGGCTGCCAAGTTGGTCAAGTTAGACTTGATGAGGGTACCACAGTAAAGTGGGCTTTAAAGAAAAAGCCAATCCAACGTATTACTGATTTAACTTGGGAAAATATCCATCATATATCAGCTCAGAAACTAATTGAAATTCTTGAGCGCAACTTTGGCGGTGGCTGGGAAAGCCTTCCACAGAGCGTACAGGATATTATCTTGAGTGGATTTGATATAAGTACAACCACCCTTCCAACAGCTCGCTTGAAAAAACCAGGCGGTCTTTATGAAAAGAAGGTGGCTGATGGTTTCGAAGTTCTTGAGATTTCTAAGGGCTCATGGACAGAAGCGATCTTTGCGAAAGAGAAGCCTATTTCAACTATGACCACAACAAAGCTTTCATCACTTGAGGAGATGGAAGACGAGGATCTTTTAAAGAATCTGGATGATGAGGACGATATAATGCCTGAAGAGGAGAGAAATGCAGATGATGAGGACGATGAGGATTTCGATGAGGATAAGCTCACGGAAGAAAGCTATCGTACCACTTTCGATACCAACCCAGAGGAACTCGAAATGCAGGCTGATGAGGTTGGAGAAGATTTAGACTTCTAAACAATCATTACAAGTATATTAAGTGATTAAGTAAATCACAATAAGAAAAGACCCAATCAACATAAAGTGATTGGGTCTTTTCTTGCTCTCTAACTTTAATCTTGTTACCGTTTTCTTTCCTAATTCGCATCACCAAGCTATAAAAAGCTGCAACAGCGAATAGTTTCTTTTAGTGCTTTTTAGCCTTCTCAGCCAAAGCCTGACGACGAGCGTTCTGAATCTCGAGAAAACGAGCATCCATACTGCTGTCAAACTCCTGGTTCTTAATAATTAACCTTTCCATAAACGTATTGTTATCTTAAATACTTAATCGGATACAAAGATACGTTTTCTAAGTAATTATGACAAATTTATACGTCTTTTTTTGAACTTATTTCAGTTACTTTTTGATTATAATCAATACTAATGATTTATGTCAAATAAACACCTCTATTGTTGCAAACACAACGAAAAGGATTGGCTATGTCAAATATCTTTTCTACCTTTGCACTGAATTCCCAAAGAAAAATAAGTAATAATCGCAGAACCAAAGGGGTTCTGCACAAAGAAGAAAGGATAACATTATGTTAACATTTGGTATTGTTACTATCGTTGCAGCCGTAATCGCAGAGGCATTGATTGTTTCAAAGAAGATTAATCTTGATTAGTAATTATCAAGCAACCAAAAGACCAGAAATTAAATCGTAAGCTGTCGAAATCGATTAACAGCAGACAAATAAAAAAGAAAAGCCGATGCGCCAAATGGTGTGTCGGCTTTTTCTATGGGTAATATTACTCTTATCTAACGATTATCTTCTCTCAATTCCACACCCTATTCTATCGTATTTTGCCCTCAATATCATTGGTGTCAACCATCCGCACATGTTGAGCTAAGCATGCGCACATATGGTGTTAAGCATCCGCACCACATGTGCTAAGCAGCAATATGCCATTTGAAAAGTAGCTATACGTTGGTAGAGCATAGGAAAAAAGACCATAATAGCTCTTCTAACAAAACATTATAAAGCCTTAAAAAGAAGACATCCTTACTTTAGCTTGTTGATAAAAGAGTAGTTTTCCTACTATCCCTTTATACTAAAGTATATTAAGATCAGCAAGAGCTTTCTGTGCTATAACATCAAAGTCATCTCCTAATTCGCAGAAACTTAGAACACAATTATATGCTGCATGTCTCAATGGTAGACTCTCACCTGCCAACGTTGTGTGTGCCTGATCAAGAAACTCATTAATACCACGCTCATTAGGTTCCATACCACGAGCAAACAAACGAGCGAGAAGTTGATAGCCACAAAGTTGATACATATCACGGTTTGAAGCTATCCACTTGTATGCCAAAGCTGGTGCGAAGTCAAGATATTGAAGCAAATTAAAAGCCAACAACTCAGCCATTTCCTGTGTGCGAAGGCGTTCCATCCATACTTCCACAAGGTCTTCGTCCATCTTCTCTGCTGGCATAATAAGCGTAGCAAGTACCTGACACTCACGAATATCCTCTTTCCAAAGTTCAATAGCGAGTTCATAATCCTTACCATACTCAGCCGCCATCTTCTGCAAATCAGGTACTGGTACTCCCCAATTTATTTTATACGTAACACCCTTCTGACGCATAGAGTGCGATGCAACTCCATTCATCA of the Prevotella melaninogenica genome contains:
- a CDS encoding DUF3160 domain-containing protein; its protein translation is MQKNAFRTVAIAFLILLFSPTAWAQSEKTDGSRGDAYIERTEEKKTPLILPGTGKINIEKLKGKIDTQMDISKLNLVELRAIRNAFAARQGYPFKDATLRALYNTTTWYNDALWDVYEKEETPDKKFSPRYTKEQLAFTERIRAREAELRKLNFKPANSKDVVNMKNLINPFQLKEFDPKLYSMLGQNGFAIVPAEHNQLFHVYEKNDYADFPSFVTTDLYLQLFHLYFDCVLRDVEEKHLDSLMIVFSSKMGAEMKTLTSSQNAEIKAAAEYGQAWFAVASWLFSHDKAPKSIATLNAPEAYKKMVMEEITKSFEAENEYSEMLEYDSQTGMFAYSLFRPRGHYTRSKVCSRYFRGMMWLQTAHFGTNKPAKMKQIALIANVFNQQPKLKTIYNKVSEPITYLMGTPDNVTLIQVAELVKKMNLPIEKLLSSNKDMGKLTANIEAIAKKQTRIELKKTHGTKYVVDIMPQRYQPDAEALIATTDQDSPISLRPCPKGLDWMAVMGLPGAERILMDELKEAQKWKDFPKALTTARKKVANTPWEACVANQWMYTLQSLGDTAQSLPYFMQTPQWQKKNLNTALASWAELKHDAILYAKQPMVAECGSGGPEPPVVKGYVEPNVKFWEKAIALVTKMDKVLTTYNLQTEKAKAVYERIKEMAEFCRDISIKELNGGKITDEEYNQIEIIGSTVENISLELVSEDNQMLQGWSDVVSTDKKVAVVADVFTAGGENVAIDDKCVLYEGVGPAYEIYVVVEIDGSLYLTRGSVFSYREFTRLMSDPRMTDEEWQEELKKSPTGGTPSWMKEIIAPVKGMSADDEETFYSSGC
- a CDS encoding FG-GAP repeat protein codes for the protein MFKNRYKRFGCLLLFILLVGKTMAQQPLTFELERVNDSLSWLCLYPKVQVNTEQKGHKNWWKTRKAIAKWKLPYPVYQLVTGDVNGDGKDEAIVGVIKPTRFYPQPARRLFIFKQINDKIRPMWMGSRMGGILCDFRFIEPYVRTLQATIDNKYVVADYVWDDFGLSFVRFLTEAVSHEEAVKRFIASE
- a CDS encoding DNA alkylation repair protein, which produces MNEQIHEKLKEIKQSFRLLMNGVASHSMRQKGVTYKINWGVPVPDLQKMAAEYGKDYELAIELWKEDIRECQVLATLIMPAEKMDEDLVEVWMERLRTQEMAELLAFNLLQYLDFAPALAYKWIASNRDMYQLCGYQLLARLFARGMEPNERGINEFLDQAHTTLAGESLPLRHAAYNCVLSFCELGDDFDVIAQKALADLNIL
- a CDS encoding CapA family protein — protein: MMKRHSIVQAVKVIICLLTPILLSFNGIGVGFIHQKKSAQKRADDTLRIVITGDLLLDRGVRQKIDMAGVDALFSSGIDSLFQSSNYVIANLECPVTKIRERVFKRFIFRGEPEWLPILHRHGITHLNLANNHSIDQGRNGLLDTQEQIKKAGMIPIGAGRNMEAAAEPVLISTNPRHVWVVSSLRLPLENFPYLPQKPCVSQESIDSLIMRVEHLRAADKNCYILLILHWGWEHHFRATPQQRENARKLIDAGADAIVGHHSHTLQTIEIYRGKPIYYGIGNFIFDQRKPMNSRACVVELSITADKCKVKALPIEIKNCVPYLSK